The Henckelia pumila isolate YLH828 chromosome 2, ASM3356847v2, whole genome shotgun sequence genome includes a window with the following:
- the LOC140877324 gene encoding uncharacterized protein has translation MGPKPLVGGESPEDAGNWLRRMEVCFWEFRCNENQWIETLHFLVEERSRKWWDSASAPFIAARGVATWDEFRTAFHKLYFTLALRQAKESELIGLRQGSMSIDEYQLKFFELLPYCPQIADSTEAKIWRCDVLWQEESRSLQTLWWESSC, from the exons atgggtccAAAACCTTTGGTCGGAGGAGAGTCACCGGAGGATGCGGGGAACTGGCTGCGGCGTATGGAAGTTTGTTTTTGGGAGTTCCGATGCAATGAGAATCAATGGATTGAGACTCTTCATTTCTTGGTAGAAGAACGATCTCGGAAGTGGTGGGATTCTGCATCAGCACCTTTTATTGCAGCCCGAGGAGTTGCTACCTGGgatgagttccgcacagctttccacaaGCTGTATTTTACTCTTGCTCTCCGACAGGCGAAGGAAAGTGAGTTGATAGGTTTGCGACAGGGATCGATGTCGATCGATGAGTACCAACTAAAGTTTTTCGAGTTGCTGCCTTATTGTCCTCAGATTGCTGATAGCACGGAGGcgaa GATCTGGAGATGTGATGTGCTTTGGCAGGAAGAATCAAGGTCCTTGCAGACATTGTGGTGGGAATCATCCTGCTAA